The sequence CTTCGTGTAAGTTTTTAGttgcttcatcttcatttttttcttagttTGTTTGAAAGCATTCTAGCTCTGGATTTTTCTTAGTTTGTTTGAAAGTTGAAGTGAGATTTGTCGTGTGCTTTAATTGTTGAGCTATTACAAAGTTATCTTGTATTAGttgttataaaatttgtatttcatAACTAATAAACTTTTTAATCTATATACATAATTCTGTCTTAGAGTAAAAAAGTAGATATCAATGTACAAAGAGTTACTGCTAGTCATTTGAACAAAGAAGATCTTAAGAACATTGTTTTTACCGAAACTGTTTTATACATTGCGAAACAGTTTTTTACATTGCGAAACTGTTTTAGTTGTTTTATCTAATCGGGTAAAGCGATAACCGAACCGACAATGATTgataaccgattaaccgataaccgataaccaatatcttatcATTTTGGTTATCGGGTTATGATATTTGTAAATTGATAACCGATAGGCAAAACCGATAAGATTCATAACTGAACCCAATCGAGCGATGCCAACCCCTAATATGAGGCCTCGGGGTTGATCAAGGTTCTAAGCTATGACTGGCCGATGAAGGTCTAACAACTTTGAGAGCTTTGATgagggctctttatgatcaataatgagcaataaatgaagaacaattaatagAACACAGTAAATGcaagcaataaatgtaaataataaaatcaagggagaatgtgttagagagcagagaatatttttgttcttgtattgaatgttgtacGTGATGTTGTATCTCGTGTAATATCATGTGTGCAAAAAATAGTaaaggtcccctttatataggaggagggaatcccaacatagtacatgtgcATTTATTATAAAGAAATGTAGCTGGTACAGCTACTTAGCAGTCTGGTACAGACTGGTACTATTCTTGTAGGTGTTGTCAGTTTGGACCATGTGCCTAGGTAACTTCCCATTTATCCATGACAACCACCAACTCGTGCTGCCCAGAGGTCGGGTATAAAGAACCCTCGAGGTCAAAACCTCGAACTGTGCCCCCGGGCCTTCGAGGCCTTTCGAGGTGAAGCTATGGAAAAGACATAATGACCGCGAAATTGGGCTTTCTGATTTCGCCCATATACAATAGCTTTTCTGtgatcactttatcatcaataactaagatcggtgatcattctactcactttgtGTTTCTTATACATGCTATACATAATCCTTGTGGTAATTATACACATTTTCCCTCATTACCgaacatatttttcttttttgtatcccATGCTACTATTCGGGTTTCAAATCTCTAACTGGACTTACTAAAAAATTTCACATCACCCCTTAAACCAAAGGTCTTATATTTGTGGATCCTTCTCTTTTTGTTGGGATCCAAATAACTTTCCTTGTTCTCTGCAATTTGTTGCACTCTACATCAATGACGACTCATCTTCCTACTTACTTCTGAGTTAGGAAAAACTATATTATTCACATAACggaaagctaatgtattcacaactatcatacacaatcttaataatttaactctgCTTACACTATCAATCTTGGAGAAACTACATTTCGATAATtcctaaaggctattcttctataGTTTGCTCTTTTACTGCTAGATGGTTGTTTTTCCCACTATCACTGTACTTCGgatttaacttaaactctttgggttctaacacaCATTCGGTATTTCAAACTGTTATCCACTCACTAGAGTTAACCTGGCTAAATGAATCAAATTGTACCTCTACTAGCTCTATTGAAATTGCTAATTCATTTTATCAACTCAAAACTTACTTATTATTCTTTTACTAAACACCTGCTAGAATCACGTTTTCTTGTTCTACTTTGGATAATTAAAGTGAGGCATAAGGTTATTTCTAACTTCCCTCACCATCCGACcctgttctacggtcgcatacttattgttttttttttggaccatgtacatggatcacacttagggaaagTTCATCTATCTTAAACAAAATTAGAATATCTAACccccaaactttctatataaTACAAAATCACATCATACTATAAACATTTGTGGTAATCacttagtcacataacctaaggggAAACTGCCATATCTTTTATCTTATATCAGTAGTTGCTTCTTATAGTAACTTACTAACGTGGTACTTCTAGTTCTGATTTGAGTAAATATGAACAACTTAAAATCGATGCTTGAAATTCACTATATTTGCATGAATTGTATGAAATCACATCTTTGGTAATATCAAACGTTTCGAACTCCTAGGTATTTTAACCTTaggctcttttctgtccaaaactaTAGTGACCAATGTTAGGGCCTGACATctgaactatcatcatccaacttgtggCTCAATTTCCAGAAATTAAATGAAGTTGTTCTAGGAGATAAAACACATATGAATACACTACTATGCACaaacttatccttcaaagtatacCATCATCTGATAAATCACTTCCTGCGCCATCCGGTGAATTTTGGTCTTAATCCAGACCTAAAATATACGAAGATTTCGTTACAATCACTGTTTCTTACATTTTCTTTTAGCACCCATAGGCATTACTGTATACCCACAAGTAACCAGAATTTTTATACACTGAAAATTAGAGATATGGTAACTGAATAACTAATAACCGGCATCCTAAATAACCATAAACTTGCTAACTGAAAGATTGTATAACTGGTAATTAAGGTAAACTCATAACCATAGAACATGATAACtgccttttttttactttttgataAGATTATGCTCTAATATGTACTACTACCCATTGCATCCCACTTTTAACATCATCTTATGTCTCATATTTACCAATCTATACTCCATAATTACCCAATGGTCAATTACCCTCTCTAGGAACTTAGGTTTCTCCTGTGTGTCGCTTGGGCATCCACTATGTTTGAAATTCGATAGGAAGAGAATGTTAActattgctctaagcttcatggcacgatgtagagtagaaagaaatgagacaatcctagatgtcttggtagttaaccgtttatatgagtggccggcacacacatataaaggaaactccactagaCACAGCTTCATAGACTCCttaggactcttgaacctagtgctctgacaCCAAGCTTTGTCACACTCCGAATCTGGGcttggacgtaacacgacactcggtgcctgactacatatgaccgagcgaaccaactggctggctgaatcaacatgtgatatcataacatattgaatgcagaagataaactaacacatgttgGTATatgaaagtctggatgatataaatcaaagtgcagaaacgctaatacaattctgaaacatatttgtagccaacatagcttaatatgaaaagcctgcgactctgtctaactgttactctagtctatgaagcctctaatgaagtaatGAAAACACTAACtgtctgaaaatactgaagattgtaaggtaatgataatgcctCGAAAGAACTaaggatcaccaaatagctggtacgagaatcctaccGCTCTGAAttgtcaacctgtaaatcattacctgcatcgtgagatgcaggccccgggcaaaagggatgtcagtacatttgaattgcactggtatgtaaagcaactgaaagaaagaactataaatgTTGAAACCGATACTGAGCTGATaattgagaattgataattgataactgaaatgataactattcaaactgaaactaaaatgataattgataactgataactaaaataataactgataattgataactgaaatgataactgataactgaattgaacaaaggaagtaaaaATATGAATACTCcatcttctgaatgatgaacaacatgtttatctaaataaataaactgcggcctcagggccaatatatatatgtgcacaattgcggtctcaggcccaagtatacgtatacataactacggtatcaggcccaaagatgcaaaaagcataaactgcagcctctagcccaaatatgcataaagcattaactgcggcctcaggcccaaatacaggtgttcaacaatCAGGGATTTATAattaggaactgagaatcatattgcaatacatgatagtgaaatactgaatcacactgagttacatgtGTTATACCCCGTTTTAACACGGGTCAAATCTAGAATATAACATATTGGTAATTCtgaaggtttaattaattaaagagagtcgccacctaattattTTAACGGTGAATTAGGACACCAATTATAGCTAAGTAATGCTTAAAATTAACTCTGTTTTTATGGTCTGCTTAACCTTAAAAATTCTAGGTAAGAGTTCTACTTAATCCTATAGGGAAGGTTGTAAAAGCACCCTATGTGATCCGTTAATTACAGTTAACCGACCAAACTTAGGTTAATTAAGTCTAAGGTATATATATAAGTACATCATTTAGGTGTTGGGTATCTAAAGAAAGTAGCTTATAACTAATATATGCGCATGTTACTTAAAATAGTACACTACTAGAAATAGGGCATGTGGCAATGAACATTTATGCAACGGTAACAGAACCGTTGCCATACACTATATATATCAACGGTTAAAACCGTTGCCAATAGGGCTGGAGGATTTCGCTACTCTTTAATAATCTACCCGTTGCCATTGTACAGGAACCGTTGCCATAGATCTTACTGTAGCAACGGTTGTTACAAACGTTGCAATATTTGTATCTATTGGCACGGTGTTGGGGAAAATTACCTATAGGGACGGTTATGGGTTCCCTCCTTATTTTCCCTCTTCTATTTTGCCAAACCCGCCAAAATCTTttccttaatattttttttactctTATTTCTTATTGAAAATATAAAATATCAGCTTTTTCATTCCCTAAACAACATGTACTCTATCAGACCCTAAACCCACTTCCTCTCTCCCTAACTCACGCTAATTATTTCGCAATTTCATCTCCTCCCAATTTCACTCCCAATTTCGCTCTCTCTCATCCAAATTTGTAACATAAACACTGCAATGAGGGTTCTTAGCTATGGGTGGAATTTAGCTTTGTAAAATTAAATACCCAATAGATTCATAAAGTAGCAGAATCGTGGGGTCTCAAAATCAGTTAGAAATCAATAGTTGAGATTTTGCAAAGTGTATTCGCAGAGACAAAAAGGTTGGGATCTCTTTCTACCATCAGCGTATGTTTTCctatttttggctagtttcagattttcatttttctttgtgatttttgtttgCATGCACACAAATTGGTGGtcttacttttttattttaattttatatgcATTTTCTTTATGAGAGTCTTTAATTTATTCAGTAACTACAATTAGAAGCGAGTTTTCTGTTGGCAGATTCTCCGGAAAAGATCGATTCCTTGAGCGTGTTCACATAATTAGTTTCTCAGTTAGCTTCAATCGCGagaaattatttttccaaaaGGCACACTGTGAGAAATCGCTAGCTGAAGAAGTTGTAagttcttattttcttatttagatATATtggttttctttattctttagtCTTTTGGGTATCAGTGGTGTATATGTTGCTTTAGATTTATGATTTGAACCGAAACTGGTATGCTAGGCTTTGAATCGTTTGTTCTTTCAAAACAAAAAGGaatcattttccattttttagGTACAGGGTAAAAGGGTTTCATTATTTACTGCTTTTAACTTATGTGGTTCATGTGGATCAAGATAAGAATGTATCTGTTAGTTCTATTTAGTTGCAATAAACTAAATATATGATGCTTgcatagaaggaaaaaaaactgcCCCTTTTTAGATCTGCTCATGTTTTGTTGTAGCTTTGTATTCTTTCTCTTAAAAAAAACTACTATAGTTTAATAATATATTGGTAAAAAGATACATTAATTAATTAGTGAATGTAAAAGATACATGTATTGTTTTTTGATTAATTTGGTGCAAACTCAGGTACTAGTAAAAAATTTCAGCCTTCTTTTTCTCTTGTAGATGTGTGTTCCATGATAGCAATGTTTGAATATTTTAGAAGAGATAATATATTCCAAACTTTTGTTCAATGTGTTTGTTCAAATATGTATCACGTTTTTCCCCTTACTCTTCTGCTCTTGTGTTCGTCAATAATAGCAACATCACATattaggaaaaaagaaaagggaaattgAAAGGTTCTAATCAGGTGCTGGTACTTATTAAGTACATAGAAGTGCACGGTGTCGTCTGATTTAAAATTGGGATGTAGGGAGTATCTGCTTCTATTTTATTAGATCGTTACTTgtatttagtttatgaaaaatattcacttttattctagATGTAGGTTTAAATTGTTTGATGGTAAGTCAATTTATTTGTTTGTAAAAGCTAGGTATCTGTTTTGTGAGAGCACTTCATACATAGATGGGCCTCAGTAAAGAAACATACCAAACTTCTACATCCTACTTACAAAAAACACACTCTAATTGCTATATCTATATGGTGCTACTTATAGAAAAAGTGAGCAGGAAATTATTTGTGTAATTTAAATTGAGATCTTGTTTGTTCAGATCATTTTTTATATCTGTAAAAGTGGTTTATTGGTTAAACCCCTTATATGCATATGCATTACAGTGAAAGGATCTTATTTGCTTGTAGAATACTTATAGTTTGTAAAGATTTAAAGGTTACATATATTGATGAGAACTAAATCGCCATCCTTGAATCCTAGATTAACAGAGTACTTGATCATGGTTTATTTGATAACATTAGTtctctttaatttttttgtaaCTTAGCTTAACATAAATCTTAATTTTGGTGATTTACTAATATCTTATAGGAATTAAATGGATTATGGAGATAAAAGTTGGATGAATCTCCTAAGATGGACGGATGAGTATATTCGTGGAGTAAATACTTTTCTTGATAAGGCATTTGAACGAGCTTCCCAGGGAAATGAAATATTATGTCCTTGCAAAAAGTGCATGAATCGCAATTGGCATTATAGAAATGTGGTGGAGGATCACTTGGTAGTAAATGGGTTTGTTGCTGGTTATACCAAATGGGTTTTCCATAGGGAAGGATTTTCCTCGGCAAATCCACCTAATCCAtgcaatgatgatgatgattttgacATGCGTGACGATATTGACGAACTACTTCATGATACATTTAGAAATATAAAGGGTTAGTCAAGGCATGAAGAAGGAGTGAAAGAGGGACTATCTGAAGATGCAAAGAAATTTTTTAGATTGGTTGATGAGGGAAAACAAGAGTTATATCCTGGGTGTGAAAATTTTACTAAACTAAGTTTCACCATTCGGCTATACTTGCCTAAATCCTTGCATGGGTGGAGTAATGTAGCATTTTCAGACATGCTGGACTTGATAAAAGAGGCATTTCCCTTTGCTCAACTACCAGAGTCGGTTAACAAGGCTATAAACATGATAAGAGATTTGGGTCTTCATTATGAAAAAATACATGCATGCCCTAATGATTGCATGCTAGTTTGGAATGACAATGCGAAGGCTGATACTTGTTCTGTTTGTGGGACTTCAAGATTGCATGCTATAAGTGTTGGTTGAAGAAAAACTACTATGAAGCCTATGCCAATGACGAACTTCGAATGGAAAAAAAGCCTTCCTATGTTTCAGAATCTGAGTTTAAGTACCTTCTTGAATACTGGAAGTCTGATAAAGCTCAGGTAAGTTATAGACACAGTAAACTTGATTTTGGACAAAGAGAATGAGTAATTCTTTTGAAGTTCATTCCCCGTCTTGTCTTTGTGTCCAACACTTTTTAGATTATCAAAATGCACAAGGCAGGAATGTATTAGATGTTTAACATAAAAGCTTACTTGTTGCAGCAAACTTCGAAAACTAATAATGAGAATCGAAAAAAGTTAAAGAATTCACACACTGCTGGCAAAACAAGTTTTGCCACAATCCGCGAGGTTCggtattttctcttatttttcattAATATGAACTTTTTAACCTTACTTAGTAAAATTTTTATGCTGACTTTCATGTaactagaaaaaaaaagaaggaaacttCTGAGGAACCATCAAGTAAGGACATGTTTGTGGCTACGAGATCAAGAAAACCCGGTCGAGTATACAAGGAATCATATGAAGATACAATGCGCAAAATTGTACAAAGAGTTCTACTTTAAATCTTGTCAAGATTATCTTTTTGGTCCTGATTGTTAACTCAgttttatttatttgtattttcttctCTTAAATTTTATTTGTAGGCTGAAATGGAGCAAATACAAACTCAAGAAAGTGAAGATGATAACCAATCAATTGATGCATTTGCAACAGTCATGGGACCTGAATATCCAGGTCGTGTAAGATTGTATGGTCGTGGGGTTACAAAGACTATCTTGAaacaaaaatctggaaattctgGACCCTCTTCAAAGACTACTGATGAGATAATGGAgcaaaaaatgaaggaaatggAAGAGAGAATGCAACAAAGGATGCAGAAAAACTTCGAGGAACAACAGGAAACTTGGCGGCAACAAATTACACTTAATGTTGTTGCACAACTTCAGCATATTAACCCAGATTTACGAATTGATCCTAATATGCTAGCATTCGGTGGTCGTTCACTCGGAGAAGCTTCCTCTGCACAACAAGTTGCAATTCAACTAATCAATCGTCCATCTACTGGCAGTACTAATCAAGGTGTGTACTTAATTATTGCAAAATACTGCATCTCTGGATGCAGTATTTTAATAATTCTTCTTCTTTACACATTGTTGCTGTCGTTCTCTTTTATTTCTGGATTGAATATTATTAATAATTGGGACACATCAGGAAATGAAGCTTAAATCTCAAAAACTATTAGAAAACAGTGAAAACAACCTTAACAGAACTTCCTTAGATGAACTTCTGTTTGTTATTTTTGAAGCCAAAAGAGAGAAGAAATGGAAAAAAATGTTAAGCTTAATGGAGTGATTAGCTTTTGACCACCGCTTGTCCCATGAGAAGATGATAAAAATGTATCTCTTTAATCTTAATTGTTGgtatctttctttttattttatttctggaATTTATAGTGTGTTCAGTTTCAGTATCTATTTGGCAATGAGATCTTAATTTTCTGATATTTGATTAATTATCTGGGGTACTTCTTGTCGATTTCGGATATTATTCTGTTTCAAGTTGTCATTTTATGCACTTCAGCTTTATTGGACATCATGCAAtatgttcttttctttattcatttgagTGCTGAAATTATTTCTTAAGGAATTCCTTTTTGGCCATGTACTACTTGAAATATGAAGGATATCAATGTGCTTATGTGAACTAGTTGACAAATTCAAGTAGTAAAAACCATATCTAGTACTTAATTTTCTCTCTAAACATGTAATTAGACCAACATCTGCTTGGAAATGCCACCAGTCCAACATGCCATGTACAGACTTTAGAAGAAGACAACAGGCCACCCACATCCAATGCATTGCAGACAGTTCTTGTGGCCACTCATAAGCAGCAACAAAGAAAATGAGGTACCAATCTTAATTTCTTTGATGTTACAAGCCACACAGTTACACCCATATCTCATACGCTCCACCTCTGATTCTCTTCTGTCATTCACAACACACAGAGGCAGACTACTCACGCATCTTTTTTGATTTCATGCTTTCCTATCTTCAACATGACTTTCTTTGATGATATTGTTAAAGCCAAGTTGAATATAGATGTCTTGTTTGTGTCAAGTGGTgtcactttattttatttatccTCATATTTGTTTCTTCCTTTTAATTAAATATACATATTTAGTATAATTTTTTGACCAAGCGATGTCATGTGACACCACTTGGCCTAAGGTACATCCGCCCCTGGTTCTATGGAAAGAAGTTCAGTAGGCCTGAAATTTAACATTGTAAGCCATCTAGCAATGTCCACAGTCTGCCACGTCTACTTCAGCTATCGATCAGTTTTTTTGTTTGATTATGTG is a genomic window of Nicotiana tabacum cultivar K326 chromosome 16, ASM71507v2, whole genome shotgun sequence containing:
- the LOC107831794 gene encoding uncharacterized protein LOC107831794 isoform X2, yielding MEKKPSYVSESEFKYLLEYWKSDKAQAEMEQIQTQESEDDNQSIDAFATVMGPEYPGRVRLYGRGVTKTILKQKSGNSGPSSKTTDEIMEQKMKEMEERMQQRMQKNFEEQQETWRQQITLNVVAQLQHINPDLRIDPNMLAFGGRSLGEASSAQQVAIQLINRPSTGSTNQDQHLLGNATSPTCHVQTLEEDNRPPTSNALQTVLVATHKQQQRK
- the LOC107831794 gene encoding uncharacterized protein LOC107831794 isoform X1 → MKPMPMTNFEWKKSLPMFQNLSLSTFLNTGSLIKLRKKKKETSEEPSSKDMFVATRSRKPGRVYKESYEDTMRKIAEMEQIQTQESEDDNQSIDAFATVMGPEYPGRVRLYGRGVTKTILKQKSGNSGPSSKTTDEIMEQKMKEMEERMQQRMQKNFEEQQETWRQQITLNVVAQLQHINPDLRIDPNMLAFGGRSLGEASSAQQVAIQLINRPSTGSTNQDQHLLGNATSPTCHVQTLEEDNRPPTSNALQTVLVATHKQQQRK
- the LOC107831794 gene encoding uncharacterized protein LOC107831794 isoform X3, encoding MFVATRSRKPGRVYKESYEDTMRKIAEMEQIQTQESEDDNQSIDAFATVMGPEYPGRVRLYGRGVTKTILKQKSGNSGPSSKTTDEIMEQKMKEMEERMQQRMQKNFEEQQETWRQQITLNVVAQLQHINPDLRIDPNMLAFGGRSLGEASSAQQVAIQLINRPSTGSTNQDQHLLGNATSPTCHVQTLEEDNRPPTSNALQTVLVATHKQQQRK